The nucleotide sequence GTGCTTTCTTCTACCCTTCTGCTAACCCTGCTGATGATGGTAGGGCTTTTCTTTTTCATCCGAGCTTCGGTGAAAGACCGAACTCAAACTATTAAGTTGAAGTCCAATCAGTCACGGGAGTCCACCTTAGAGCAGGTGCAGCAGTATTTCGCCAGACGCACTTATCAAATCGCATCTGTAGATGAAGCCGCGCACCAGGTCGTGTTTGAGGGCTTTGTTCGCCCCAGTCTGTTTCTGGCGATTTTTTTGACTTTGCTGACAGCCGTTGGGCTGCTCTGTCTGGCTCTGGTTTTAGCTATTTTGTTTCCCAGTCTGGGAGTGTTGCTGGTGGGGTTGGTGCTTCTATCTCCGACAGCCGGAGTGTTCTACTGGCGAGGTGCGGCACGGACTGAAAAAGTTTTACTCCAGGTGGAACCTGTGCAAGCTTCGAACGGCACTTCCATTAGTTTGTTAACTGTAGTGGCTCATCGGGATGAATTGGCTGAGTTACAGCGATCGCTACCTTTAATCCCATCAGAATAGAGTCTGATTCAACCCATTCTGGGGACTTTGCAGTT is from Leptothermofonsia sichuanensis E412 and encodes:
- a CDS encoding cofactor assembly of complex C subunit B encodes the protein MLSSTLLLTLLMMVGLFFFIRASVKDRTQTIKLKSNQSRESTLEQVQQYFARRTYQIASVDEAAHQVVFEGFVRPSLFLAIFLTLLTAVGLLCLALVLAILFPSLGVLLVGLVLLSPTAGVFYWRGAARTEKVLLQVEPVQASNGTSISLLTVVAHRDELAELQRSLPLIPSE